From one Bacteroidota bacterium genomic stretch:
- a CDS encoding TIGR00730 family Rossman fold protein produces MNTDEAKIRRAFTDKDWQEIKAQDTWQIFKIMAEFVEGFEKMSRIGPCVSIFGSARTEADTKYYLLAEEIAYKLTVEGYGIITGGGPGIMEAANKGAQKAKGKSVGLNIKLPFEQSPNPFIDTDKSITFDYFFVRKLMFIKYAQGFIVLPGGFGTMDELFESLTLIQTRKIGKFPIVMVGKDYWSGLIEWIKEVLVTEKYVNPDDLKLFTLVDSAEEAVNVIDSFYSKYLLKPNF; encoded by the coding sequence ATGAATACAGACGAAGCAAAAATCAGAAGAGCATTTACTGACAAAGATTGGCAGGAGATAAAAGCACAAGACACCTGGCAGATATTTAAAATCATGGCCGAATTTGTTGAGGGTTTTGAAAAGATGAGTAGAATTGGTCCTTGCGTTTCCATTTTCGGATCTGCACGAACTGAAGCCGACACAAAATACTATTTACTGGCGGAAGAAATTGCCTATAAGTTAACTGTTGAGGGATATGGTATCATTACTGGTGGCGGTCCCGGTATCATGGAAGCAGCAAACAAAGGTGCTCAAAAGGCAAAAGGTAAATCCGTCGGTTTAAATATTAAACTTCCCTTTGAGCAGTCCCCTAACCCTTTTATTGATACAGACAAAAGCATTACGTTCGATTACTTTTTTGTCAGGAAACTGATGTTCATCAAATATGCCCAAGGCTTCATTGTTCTTCCCGGAGGTTTTGGGACGATGGATGAACTTTTTGAATCACTCACGTTGATACAAACCAGAAAAATCGGAAAATTCCCGATTGTCATGGTAGGAAAAGACTACTGGAGCGGTTTAATTGAATGGATCAAAGAGGTGTTGGTGACAGAGAAATACGTCAATCCTGATGATCTCAAATTGTTTACACTCGTTGATTCTGCTGAGGAAGCTGTAAATGTGATAGACAGTTTCTATTCGAAGTATTTACTCAAGCCGAACTTCTGA